Proteins from one Cyclopterus lumpus isolate fCycLum1 chromosome 11, fCycLum1.pri, whole genome shotgun sequence genomic window:
- the pum1 gene encoding pumilio homolog 1 isoform X4 yields the protein MSSVCVLKRKAVLWQDSFSPHHRSTSPSMPVVLSSGGHAPPTGQIPQATPPSQQGVAGAGRSQDDAMVDYFFQRQHGEQPGKHRWPTGDNIHDSQVRSMDELNHDFQALALEGRAMGELLTGKKFWETDDSGKDGPKGIFLDQWRDSAWGASDHSVSQPIMVSRRQGQGFHGGSEVGVGSVMSPRSESGGLGVSMVEYVLSSSPADKLDSCLRKGPYGQRDGEVEEGKRDKPKATFEGEKLKELTEVEADVINDVINPNGLPVQNGLDVDVKEFGRPQGHMPVPGPEGDLLGGPGGVGVDGMTPMGGGGGPKPPEDFSGVEQGGVSMDPMESVMEPLQFDYNSQMPMDSAPTVGLFDYANQQQLFQRNNALAVQQLTAAQQQQYALAAAQQSHIGLAPAFVPNPYIISAAPPGTDPYAAGLAAAATLGPAVMPPQYYGVTPWGVYPANLFQQQAAAANNSANQQVANQGQQNQQQVMRAGGNQRPLTPSQGQQGQQNDQMVAAAAVNSALAFGQGLAAGVPGYPVLAPAAYYDQTGALVVNTGARSGPVRLMAPGSVIISPSAAQAVAAAAASASGANGGLGGGANGSFRAMTSQQPQQQGGPGGALGGSSFYGSSSLSSSSQSSSLFSQGSGQPGPGSASLGFSQQASSSLGATLGATLGGFGTAVANSSGGSGSRRDSLTGNSELYKRTPSSLTPIGHGGFYNGTLGFSPSPGPVGMPLPNQGPSHSLTPPPSLSNHSSSSNLNLGGLTNGSGRFISAAPGAEAKYRSAASSGSSLFSPSSQLFPSSRLRYGMSDVMPSGRSRLLEDFRNNRYPNLQLRDIAGHIMEFSQDQHGSRFIQLKLERASSAERQLVFSEILQAAYQLMVDVFGNYVIQKFFEFGSLDQKLALAERIRGHVLSLALQMYGCRVIQKALEFIPSDQQVISEMVRELDGHVLKCVKDQNGNHVVQKCIECVQPHALHFIIDAFKGQVFALSTHPYGCRVIQRILEHCLPEQTLPILEELHQHTEQLVQDQYGNYVIQHVLEHGRAEDKSKIVAEIRGNVLGLSQHKFASNVVEKCVTHASRAERAVLIDEVCSLTEGPHSALYTMMKDQYANYVVQKMIDVAEPTQRKIVMHKIRPHISTLRKYTYGKHILAKLEKYYMKNGVDLGPLCGPPNGIM from the exons atgagcagtgtgtgtgtgttgaagaggAAAGCAGTGCTCTGGCAGGATTCATTCAGCCCCCACCATAGAAGTACATCTCCCAGCATGCCCGTGGTGCTGAGCAGCGGAGGACATGCCCCTCCAACAGGGCAGATACCTCAAGCCACACCCCCCAGCCAGCAG GGTGTGGCGGGTGCTGGACGTTCCCAGGATGATGCCATGGTAGACTACTTCTTCCAGCGGCAGCACGGTGAACAACCTGGCAAACATCGCTGGCCCACTGGAGACAACATCCATGacagccag GTGCGATCCATGGACGAGCTGAACCATGACTTTCAGGCTCTGGCTCTGGAGGGCCGCGCCAtgggagag CTGCTAACTGGTAAGAAGTTCTGGGAGACGGATGACTCTGGGAAGGACGGACCAAAAGGGATCTTTCTGGACCAGTGGAGGGACAGTGCATGGGGTGCCTCAG ATCACTCCGTGTCTCAGCCAATCATGGTGTCCCGTCGGCAAGGGCAAGGTTTTCATGGCGGTAGTGAAGTCGGGGTGGGCTCGGTGATGTCACCGCGCTCTGAGAGTGGAGGGCTGGGAGTTAGCATGGTGGAgtatgtcctctcctcctcgcccgCTGACAAACTGGATTCCTGCCTCCGAAAAGGACCTTAT ggacagagggatggagaggtggaggaggggaagagggatAAGCCAAAGGCAACATTTGAAGGAGAGAAACTGAAAGAGTTGACAGAAGTTGAAGCTGATGTAATCAACGATGTCATCAACCCCAATGGGCTGCCCGTGCAGAACGGCCTTGATGTCGATGTCAAAGAGTTTGG aCGTCCCCAAGGCCACATGCCGGTCCCTGGTCCTGAGGGTGACCTGCTTGGAGGTCCCGGAGGTGTAGGGGTTGATGGCATGACACCCATGGGAGGTGGTGGAGGCCCCAAACCTCCTGAAGACTTCTCTGGCGTGGAACAAGGTGGTGTCTCTATGGACCCCATGGAGTCTGTGATGGAGCCGCTTCAGTTTGACTACAACTCCCAGATGCCCATGGACTCAGCACCCACCGTGGGCTTATTTGATTACGCCAACCAGCAGCAG CTGTTTCAGAGAAACAACGCCCTAGCAGTGCAGCAGTTAACAGCAGCCCAGCAACAGCAGTACGCCTTGGCAGCAGCACAGCAGTCTCACATTG GTCTGGCCCCAGCATTTGTGCCCAATCCTTACATCATCAGTGCTGCTCCACCAGGGACCGACCCCTACGCAGCTGGACTAGCAGCAGCCGCTACACTCG GTCCGGCAGTGATGCCTCCCCAGTACTACGGTGTGACCCCCTGGGGGGTCTACCCTGCCAACCTTTTCCAGCAGCAGGCTGCTGCAGCCAACAACTCGGCCAATCAGCAGGTGGCCAACCAGGGCCAGCAGAACCAACAGCAG gTGATGCGAGCCGGGGGCAACCaacgacctttgacccccagcCAGGGTCAGCAGGGTCAGCAGAATGACCAGAtggttgcagcagcagcagtcaacTCAGCCCTTGCCTTTGGGCAGGGATTAGCAGCAGGAGTCCCGG GCTACCCAGTCCTGGCTCCTGCAGCCTACTATGATCAGACAGGGGCCCTTGTGGTCAACACTGGAGCTCGGAGTGGCCCTGTCCGCCTCATGGCCCCAGGCTCTGTCATTATATCTCCTTCCGCAGCACAAGCAG ttgcagcagcagcagcctccgcAAGTGGTGCCAACGGTGGTCTGGGCGGTGGGGCCAACGGTTCCTTTCGTGCCATGACGTCCCAGCAGCCTCAGCAGCAGGGTGGCCCCGGTGGGGCTCTGGGAGGAAGCTCCTTTTACGGATCTtcctccctcagctcctcctcccagAGTTCCTCCCTTTTCTCACAAGGCTCTGGTCAGCCAGGACCAGGGTCTGCCTCTTTGGGCTTCAGCCAGcaggcctcctcctccctcggtGCCACACTGGGGGCCACGCTTGGAGGCTTCGGCACTGCAG TGGCCAACTCAAGTGGTGGCAGCGGTTCCAGGCGGGACTCCCTGACGGGCAACAGTGAGCTGTACAAACGCACACCCTCCAGCCTCACCCCGATTGGACATGGAGGCTTCTATAATGGCACCTTGGGTTTTAGTCCTTCCCCTGGTCCTGTGGGCATGCCCCTACCCAACCAGGGCCCCTCCCATTCCCTCACACCCCCGCCCTCCCTATCTAATCacagctcctcctccaaccTGAATCTTG GAGGCCTGACCAATGGCAGTGGGCGTTTCATCTCTGCAGCTCCAGGAGCAGAGGCAAAGTACCGCAGCGCTGCCAGCTCAGGCTCCTCCCTCTTTTCGCCCAGCAGTCAGCTGTTCCCTTCGTCACGGCTACGCTACGGCATGTCTGACGTGATGCCGTCAGGCCGGAGCCGCCTGCTAGAGGACTTCAGGAACAACCGCTACCCCAACCTGCAGCTCAGAGACATTGCAGGTCACATCATGGAGTTCAGTCAGGACCAGCACGGCAGCAG GTTTATCCAGTTGAAATTGGAACGAGCCAGTTCAGCGGAGCGCCAGCTCGTCTTCAGTGAGATATTGCAGGCAGCCTACCAGCTAATGGTGGATGTCTTTGGAAATTACGTCATCCAGAAGTTCTTTGag tttgGCAGCCTGGACCAGAAGCTGGCTCTGGCAGAGAGGATCCGAGGTCATGTACTGTCTCTGGCCCTGCAGATGTACGGCTGCAGGGTCATTCAGAAAGCTCTGGAGTTTATCCCCTCTGATCAGCAGGTCATT AGTGAGATGGTTCGGGAGCTGGACGGCCATGTTTTGAAGTGTGTGAAGGACCAGAACGGTAACCACGTGGTGCAGAAATGCATCGAGTGCGTTCAGCCTCATGCGCTGCACTTCATCATAGATGCCTTTAAGGGACAG GTCTTTGCCCTCTCTACTCACCCTTATGGCTGCCGAGTCATTCAGCGCATTCTCGAACACTGCCTTCCTGAACAGACGCTGCCTATACTGGAGGAGCTCCATCAACACACGGAGCAGCTGgtgcag gaCCAGTACGGCAACTATGTGATCCAGCACGTTTTGGAGCATGGCCGAGCTGAAGATAAGAGCAAGATAGTCGCTGAAATCAGAGGCAATGTACTGGGACTCAGCCAGCACAAGTTTGCCAG TAATGTGGTGGAGAAGTGTGTGACCCATGCGTCACGGGCAGAACGGGCCGTGCTGATAGATGAGGTGTGCAGCCTGACTGAGGGCCCCCACAGTGCCTTATACACCATGATGAAGGACCAGTACGCCAACTACGTGGTGCAGAAGATGATCGACGTGGCTGAGCCCACTCAGCGCAAGATCGTAATGCACAAG ATCCGGCCTCATATTTCCACCCTGAGGAAGTACACGTATGGAAAACACATCCTGGCCAAGCTGGAGAAATACTACATGAAGAATGGTGTTGACCTGGGTCCTCTCTGTGGCCCTCCCAATGGCATCATGTAA